The Mycobacterium seoulense genome has a window encoding:
- the ffh gene encoding signal recognition particle protein, whose amino-acid sequence MFESLSDRLTGALQGLRGKGRLTDADIEATTREIRLALLEADVSLPVVRAFVTRIKDRAKGAEVSGALNPAQQVVKIVNEELIGILGGETRQLAFAKTPPTVVMLAGLQGSGKTSLAGKLAAWLRGQGHTPLLVACDLQRPAAVNQLQVVGERAGVPVFAPHPGESPESGPGDPVAVAAAGLAEARAKHFDVVIVDTAGRLGIDDELMAQAAAIRDAVNPDEVLFVLDAMIGQDAVTTAEAFREGVGFTGVVLTKLDGDARGGAALSVREVTGVPILFASTGEKLEDFDVFHPDRMASRILGMGDVLSLIEQAEQVFDAQQAEAAAAKIGTGELTLEDFLEQMLAIRKMGPIGNLLGMLPGAGQMKDALAQVDDKQLDRLQAIIRGMTPEERADPKIINASRRLRIANGSGVTVSEVNQLVDRFFEARKMMSSMLGGMGIPGMGRKSATRKAKGAKGKKGKKGGRGPTPPKVRNPLGAGMPGMPGMPAGFPDLSHMPEGLNELPPGLADFDLSKLKFPGKP is encoded by the coding sequence GTGTTTGAATCGCTGTCCGACCGGTTGACCGGTGCCCTTCAGGGACTACGCGGCAAGGGTCGACTGACCGACGCCGACATCGAGGCCACCACCCGCGAGATCCGCCTGGCGCTGCTCGAAGCCGATGTGTCGCTGCCCGTGGTGCGGGCGTTCGTCACCCGGATCAAAGACCGCGCCAAGGGCGCCGAGGTCTCGGGTGCCCTCAACCCGGCGCAGCAGGTCGTCAAGATCGTCAACGAAGAACTGATCGGCATCCTGGGTGGGGAGACCCGTCAGCTGGCGTTCGCCAAGACGCCGCCGACCGTGGTGATGCTCGCCGGTCTGCAGGGTTCCGGTAAGACGTCGCTGGCCGGCAAGCTGGCCGCGTGGCTGCGCGGGCAGGGGCACACCCCGCTGCTGGTGGCGTGCGACCTGCAGCGCCCGGCGGCGGTGAACCAGCTGCAAGTCGTCGGTGAACGCGCCGGGGTACCGGTGTTCGCGCCCCACCCCGGCGAGTCCCCCGAGTCGGGGCCGGGCGACCCGGTCGCGGTCGCGGCGGCGGGCCTCGCCGAGGCCCGGGCCAAGCATTTCGACGTCGTCATCGTCGACACCGCCGGCCGGTTGGGCATCGACGACGAGCTGATGGCACAGGCCGCGGCCATCCGCGACGCCGTCAATCCCGACGAGGTCCTGTTCGTCCTGGACGCGATGATCGGGCAGGACGCCGTCACCACCGCCGAGGCGTTCCGCGAGGGCGTCGGCTTCACCGGTGTGGTCCTGACCAAGCTCGACGGCGACGCCCGCGGCGGCGCCGCGCTCTCGGTCCGCGAGGTGACCGGTGTGCCAATCCTTTTCGCCTCCACCGGCGAGAAGCTCGAGGACTTCGACGTCTTCCACCCCGACCGGATGGCCAGCCGCATCCTGGGCATGGGCGACGTGCTGAGCCTGATCGAGCAGGCCGAGCAGGTCTTCGACGCCCAGCAGGCCGAGGCCGCCGCCGCGAAGATCGGCACCGGCGAGCTGACGCTCGAGGACTTCCTCGAGCAGATGCTCGCCATCCGCAAGATGGGTCCGATCGGCAACCTGCTGGGCATGCTGCCGGGGGCCGGGCAGATGAAAGATGCGCTGGCCCAGGTCGATGACAAGCAGCTCGACCGCCTGCAGGCCATCATCCGCGGCATGACGCCCGAAGAGCGGGCCGACCCCAAGATCATCAACGCGTCGCGGCGGCTGCGCATCGCCAACGGCTCGGGTGTGACCGTGTCCGAGGTGAACCAGCTGGTCGACCGCTTCTTCGAGGCCCGCAAGATGATGTCGTCGATGCTCGGCGGCATGGGCATCCCGGGCATGGGCCGCAAGTCCGCGACCCGAAAGGCCAAGGGGGCCAAGGGCAAAAAGGGCAAGAAGGGTGGACGGGGTCCGACGCCGCCCAAGGTTCGCAACCCGCTCGGCGCCGGGATGCCGGGCATGCCGGGCATGCCGGCCGGCTTCCCCGACCTCTCGCACATGCCCGAGGGCCTCAACGAGCTGCCGCCCGGGCTGGCGGACTTTGACCTGTCCAAACTCAAGTTCCCGGGCAAGCCGTGA
- a CDS encoding metal-dependent hydrolase family protein, with translation MHVRGVGLPDEAPTELWIVDGRISTEPVAGADTVFDGGWLIPGMVDAHCHVGLGHHGEVPLDEAIAQAETERDAGALLLRDCGSPTDTRSLDDHDDLPRIIRAGRHLARPKRYIPGFAVELDDESGLPAAVAEQAKRGDGWVKLVGDWIDRKAGDLAPLWSDDVLKAAIDAAHAHGARVTAHVFGEDALPGLINAGIDCIEHGTGLTDDTIALMVDRGTALVPTLINVENFPGIADAASKYPTYAAHMRDLYARCYPRVAAAREAGVRVYAGSDAGSTVAHGRIADEVEALKRIGMSPTEALGAACWDARRWLGRPGLDHGASADLLCYAEDPRSGPGVLRGPDLVILRGKAFSSPA, from the coding sequence ATGCACGTGCGAGGTGTCGGGCTGCCCGACGAGGCCCCCACCGAGCTGTGGATCGTCGACGGCCGCATCAGCACGGAGCCCGTCGCCGGGGCCGACACCGTCTTCGACGGCGGCTGGCTCATCCCCGGCATGGTCGATGCGCACTGCCACGTCGGCCTCGGCCACCACGGCGAGGTCCCGCTCGACGAGGCGATCGCACAGGCCGAGACCGAACGCGACGCCGGGGCGCTGCTGCTGCGCGACTGCGGTTCACCCACCGACACCCGGAGCCTCGACGACCACGACGACCTGCCCCGCATCATCCGCGCCGGACGGCATCTGGCCCGCCCCAAGCGCTACATCCCGGGCTTCGCCGTCGAGCTCGACGACGAATCCGGGCTGCCGGCCGCGGTGGCCGAGCAGGCCAAGCGCGGGGACGGCTGGGTCAAGCTGGTCGGCGACTGGATCGACCGCAAGGCCGGCGATCTGGCACCGCTGTGGTCCGACGACGTCCTCAAGGCCGCCATCGACGCCGCGCATGCGCACGGCGCCCGCGTCACCGCCCACGTCTTCGGCGAGGACGCCCTGCCCGGGCTGATCAACGCCGGCATCGACTGCATCGAACACGGCACCGGGCTCACCGACGACACCATCGCGCTGATGGTCGACCGTGGGACCGCGTTGGTGCCCACGCTGATCAACGTCGAGAACTTTCCGGGCATCGCCGACGCCGCGTCGAAGTATCCGACCTACGCCGCCCACATGCGCGACCTGTACGCCCGCTGCTATCCGCGGGTGGCGGCCGCGCGCGAGGCCGGCGTGCGGGTGTACGCCGGCAGCGATGCCGGCAGCACGGTCGCGCACGGCCGGATCGCCGACGAGGTCGAGGCGCTCAAGCGCATCGGGATGAGCCCGACCGAGGCGTTGGGCGCGGCGTGCTGGGACGCCCGCCGCTGGCTGGGCCGGCCCGGTCTCGATCACGGCGCGTCCGCCGACCTGCTCTGCTACGCGGAGGACCCGCGGTCCGGCCCAGGCGTGCTACGGGGACCTGACCTGGTGATATTGCGCGGGAAGGCGTTCAGCTCGCCGGCGTAG